The Quercus robur chromosome 7, dhQueRobu3.1, whole genome shotgun sequence genome has a segment encoding these proteins:
- the LOC126692247 gene encoding uncharacterized protein LOC126692247, translating to MDRASELLTPREMKEISSVPSHEMVSRHVHKLVQVLGETMHITTQYLANEEKAVMANSKVEALEAEASGLRKDLIAAMNSNNVSKEQLKVLTKQLDSEKQLVKQKDELLALAGQRMKAAVAKAVLAFQSIDEYNTILFQWYFKGFKLLKRYLIKHGPGIDLEELDFKAVDKEMEEDEAALAA from the exons ATGGACCGTGCAAGTGAGCTCCTTACTCCTAGGGAGATGAAAGAGATTTCAAGTGTGCCTTCCCATGAGATGGTGAGCCGTCACGTTCACAAGCTTGTGCAG GTATTGGGTGAAACCATGCACATCACCACCCAGTATTTGGCAAATGAGGAGAAGGCCGTCATGGCAAATTCAAAAGTGGAGGCACTAGAGGCCGAGGCTTCCGGACTACGGAAAGACTTGATTGCTGCTATGAATTCCAACAACGTTTCTAAGGAGCAACTCAAGGTTTTGACTAAGCAGCTGGATTCTGAGAAACAGCTGGTGAAGCAGAAGGACGAGCTTCTTGCCTTAGCTGGTCAGAGGATGAAAGCTGCCGTTGCTAAGGCCGTCCTTGCCTTTCAATCTATTGATGAGTATAACACCATTCTATTTCAATGGTATTTTAAAGGCTTCAAACTATTGAAGAGGTACCTGATCAAACATGGCCCGGGGATTGATTTGGAGGAATTAGACTTTAAGGCTGTTGATAAGGAAATGGAGGAGGATGAAGCGGCCCTGGCAGCTTAG